A single region of the Grus americana isolate bGruAme1 chromosome 3, bGruAme1.mat, whole genome shotgun sequence genome encodes:
- the AGBL5 gene encoding cytosolic carboxypeptidase-like protein 5 isoform X6, producing the protein MEIRCGGLLFSSRFDSGNLAHVEQVEPPEAGRGPAAWGAALPAADYEFNVWTRPDCAQTEYENGNRSWFYFSVRGGAPGKLIKLHILNMNKQSRLYSQGMSPFVRTLPVRPRWERIRERPSFEMVETQFVLSFVHRFLEHRGATTYFAFCYPFSYTECQEMLAQLDGRFQECRHMSPSSPLDSVYYHRELLCHSLDKLRVDLLTVTSCHGMLEKREPRLDKLFPDTATPRPRRFAGKRVFFLSSRVHPGETPSSFVFNGFLDFILREEDPRAQMLRRMFVFKLIPMLNPDGVVRGHYRGPQAAATSLRFPPDLQQGLGLRRSAPGSRLSSSGEQGCPAPLRPSDAVLARRGSPWTDSRGVNLNRQYLNPDAELHPAVYGAKAVLLYHHVHSRVLPGSPDWRTYVSPLGTSSLSTKPSNHSVRSSALSPETALSELEKANNLRNLPGTWRAGTYFGPSQESRLTGAPAAELGDKEQAVWILPSGRTAEHHEEEARRPSPAPLPETILPQDSGLAYYVDLHGHASKRGCFMYGNSFSDENDQVENMLFPKLISLNSPHFDFTGCNFSEKNMYAKDKRDGQSKEGSGRVAVYKALGIIHSYTLECNYNTGRSVNSIPVACHDNGRASPPPPPAFPSKYTVELFEQVGRALAVAALDMAECNPWPRIVLSEHSCLSNLRAWMLKHVRGMKGAGGGPRRRGGVRTPPRSSTGLPTSASDNTLSHTRSFGAGGSGGSQQDSPQIKASPSFTFSCGRPSGPAAASQSPQRGSGRAPAPGRVVLRGRSACEPPPRPLGRVLDAVLSSALPPERSSPGRVGTDAARRDPWLLQPGFRREPRGPAELLPHGSAAPGWAEAARCFRCAEIRGTLPAVGCRGDDGPSHAGRARGFSGSQHGKPLLDSPPKGFSWPTGIHQSAFSLPRHRLRSSRW; encoded by the exons ATGGAGATCCGCTGCGGGGGGCTGCTCTTCAGCTCCCGCTTCGACTCGGGCAACCTGGCGCATGTGGAGCAGGTGGAGCCGCCCGAGGCGGGGCGCGGCCCCGCGGCCTGGGGCgccgccctccccgccgccgaCTACGAGTTCAACGTCTGGACGCGGCCCGACTGCGCCCAGACCGAGTATGAGAACGGCAACAG gTCCTGGTTCTACTTCAGCGTGCGGGGGGGCGCCCCGGGGAAGCTGATCAAGCTGCACATCCTGAACATGAACAAGCAGAGCCGGCTGTACTCCCAGGGCATGTCCCCCTTCGTGCGGACCCTGCCCGTGCGGCCCCGCTGGGAGCGCATCCGCGAGCGGCCCAGCTTCGAG ATGGTGGAGACGCAGTTTGTGCTGTCCTTCGTGCACCGCTTCCTGGAGCACCGCGGTGCCACCACCTACTTTGCCTTCTGCTACCCCTTCTCCTACACGGAGTGCCAGGAGATGCTGGCGCAGCTGGACGGCCGGTTCCAGGAGTGCAGGCACATGTCTCCCAGCAG ccccctcgACTCTGTCTATTACCAccgggagctgctctgccactcCCTGGACAAGCTGCGAGTGGACCTGCTCACCGTCACCTCGTGCCACGGCATGCTGGAGAAGCGGGAGCCCCGGCTGGACAAGCTCTTCCCAGACACCGCCACTCCCCGGCCACGCCGCTTCGCAGGGAAGAGG GTGTTCTTCCTGAGCAGCAGAGTCCACCCAGGAGAAACACCCTCCAGCTTTGTCTTCAACGGCTTCCTGGACTTCATCCTGCGGGAGGAGGACCCCCGCGCCCAGATGCTGCGGCGGATGTTCGTCTTTAAGCTCATTCCCATGCTGAACCCCGACGGGGTGGTGCGAGGCCACTATCG AGGCCCGCAGGCAGCAGCCACCTCTCTGCGCTTCCCCCCGGATCTGCAGCAGGGCCTGGGGCTGCGGAGATCGGCTCCTGGGTCGAGGCTTTCCAGCTCAGGCGAGCAAGGCTGTCCTGCGCCTTTGCGGCCCTCAGACGCCGTCCTGGCCCGTCGCGGCTCTCCCTG GACCGACTCCCGTGGGGTAAACCTGAACCGCCAGTATCTCAACCCCGACGCCGAGCTGCACCCCGCGGTGTACGGGGCCAAAGCCGTCCTCCTCTACCACCACGTTCACAGCCGCGTCCTGCCGGGCTCTCCTGACTGGAGGACGTACGTCTCCCCGCTCGGCACCAGCTCGCTAAGCACAAAACCTTCCAACCATTCCGTCCGCAGCAGCGCCCTGTCCCCAGAGACAGCCCTGTCGGAGCTGGAGAAAGCCAATAACCTCCGCAACTTGCCCGGCACCTGGCGTGCCGGCACCTACTTCGGCCCCTCTCAGGAATCCCGGCTCACGGGAGCGCCTGCCGCCGAGCTGGGCGACAAGGAGCAGGCTGTCTGGATCCTCCCTTCAGGCCGCACCGCGGAGCACCACGAGGAGGAAGCCAGGAGGCCTTCACCGGCGCCTCTCCCCGAAACCATCCTGCCCCAGGACAGCGGGCTGGCCTACTACGTCGATCTCCACGGGCACGCCTCCAAGCGCGGGTGCTTCATGTACGGCAATAGTTTCAGCGACGAAAACGATCAG GTGGAGAACATGCTGTTCCCCAAACTCATCTCCCTGAACTCGCCCCACTTTGACTTCACGGGATGCAACTTCTCGGAGAAGAACATGTACGCCAAAGACAAGCGGGACGGGCAGTCGAAGGAGGGCAGCGGGCGGGTGGCCGTCTACAAAGCCTTGGGGATCATCCACAG TTACACGCTGGAGTGCAACTACAACACGGGGCGCTCGGTGAACAGCATCCCCGTGGCCTGCCACGACAACGGGCGGGCcagcccgccgccccctcccgcctTCCCCTCCAAATACACCGTGGAGCTGTTTGAGCAG GTCGGGAGAGCTTTGGCCGTGGCGGCGCTGGACATGGCAGAGTGCAATCCCTGGCCCCGCATCGTCCTGTCAGAGCACAGCTGCCTCAGCAACCTGCGAGCCTGGATGCTGAAGCACGTGCGCGGCATGAAGGGCGCAGGCGGGGGCCCGCGGCGGAGAGGAGGTGtcaggaccccccccaggaGCTCCAC CGGGCTGCCCACCTCCGCCTCCGATAACACCCTGTCCCACACGAGGAGCTTCGGCGCCGGCGGGAGCGGTGGCAGCCAGCAGGACTCGCCGCAGATCAAAGCCTCCCCCAGCTTCACCTTCAGCTGCGGCAGGCCCTCGGGTCCGGCCGCCGCAAGCCAGAGTCCTCAGAGAGGCAGCGGCAGAGCCCCGGCACCGGGCAGAG TGGTTTTGCGTGGAAGAAGTGCGTGTGAACCACCGCCCCGTCCCCTCGGAAGGGTCCTGGATGCCGTGCTCAGCTCCGCGCTCCCTCCTGAGCGGAGCAGCCCCGGCCGGGTCGGGACAGACGCCGCACGGCGAGACCCGTGGCTTCTCCAGCCCGGCTTCCGCAGGGAACCGAGGGGCCCGGCTGAGCTCCTGCCCCACGGCTCGGCAGCCCCCGGCTGGGCAGAAGCTGCCCGCTGCTTCAGGTGCGCCGAGATCAGAGGGACTCTGCCCGCGGTGGGCTGCCGGGGAGATGATGGCCCTTCCCACGCTGGCAGGGCCAGGGGCTTCTCAGGAAGCCAGCACGGAAAACCTCTGCTTGACTCCCCTCCCAAAGGGTTCTCCTGGCCCACGGGCATCCACCAAAGTgccttttccctccccaggcaccgGCTGCGCAGCAGTCGATGGTGA